In Chryseobacterium camelliae, one DNA window encodes the following:
- a CDS encoding ABC transporter ATP-binding protein, whose protein sequence is MIEVKNLKKSFDQVEVLKGISTTFDKGKVNLIIGQSGSGKTVFLKSLLNVYQPSSGEILFDGKDINVMTRDEKQHLRSEIGTVFQGSALFDSLTVEENIMFPLDMFTNLTFREKKKRVFDVIGRVHLDKANRKYPSEISGGMQKRVAIARAIVNNPKYLFCDEPNSGLDPYTSNVIDDLLLEITKEYNTTTIINTHDMNSVMTIGEKIVYLRLGIKEWEGNKDILITAGNKNLIDFVYSSELFKELREYLLENNKTIDNTITKLDDNEKGT, encoded by the coding sequence ATGATTGAGGTAAAAAATCTTAAAAAGAGTTTTGATCAGGTTGAAGTGCTTAAGGGGATTTCAACGACGTTTGATAAAGGAAAGGTAAACCTCATCATCGGGCAGAGTGGTTCCGGGAAAACGGTTTTTCTTAAGAGCCTGCTGAACGTATACCAGCCTTCTTCAGGGGAAATCCTTTTTGATGGCAAAGATATTAATGTAATGACCAGGGACGAGAAACAACATCTCCGCTCTGAGATTGGCACGGTATTTCAGGGAAGCGCCTTGTTTGATTCTTTAACAGTAGAAGAAAACATCATGTTCCCATTGGATATGTTTACGAATTTAACTTTCAGAGAAAAAAAGAAAAGGGTATTTGATGTCATCGGAAGAGTGCATCTGGATAAAGCCAACAGAAAATATCCTTCAGAAATTTCCGGGGGGATGCAGAAAAGGGTGGCCATTGCAAGGGCAATTGTAAATAACCCAAAATACCTGTTCTGTGACGAACCGAATTCCGGACTTGATCCTTATACATCCAATGTCATCGATGATCTTTTGCTGGAAATTACAAAGGAGTACAATACAACGACCATTATCAATACCCATGATATGAATTCTGTAATGACTATTGGTGAAAAGATTGTTTATTTACGATTGGGAATCAAGGAATGGGAAGGAAATAAAGATATTCTGATTACCGCCGGCAATAAAAACCTGATTGACTTCGTTTATTCATCAGAGTTGTTTAAAGAATTAAGGGAATATTTACTGGAGAATAACAAAACTATTGATAATACAATCACTAAACTAGATGACAATGAAAAAGGTACTTAG
- a CDS encoding outer membrane beta-barrel protein has product MKKVLSIAFINAALFASAQISFAGKANLIFPTGSPSWKNIKGTVNTAVEGEGKNNAGFNVGLSMKVGIPMAFYVMPELYYTHFKNEFTASNTTFDIQSNRVDLPVLLGYNLLGNTLSAFVGPVASYNLSKEDTFNDFRENARDNFTVGYQFGAQVELKSLIINAKYEGSFSKDSRDFINRVSGEEIRYDNRPNLFMVGLGYKF; this is encoded by the coding sequence ATGAAAAAGGTACTTAGTATAGCATTTATTAATGCAGCCCTGTTTGCTTCTGCCCAGATTTCGTTTGCAGGAAAAGCCAACCTTATTTTTCCTACCGGATCACCTTCCTGGAAAAATATTAAAGGTACCGTTAATACGGCTGTTGAAGGAGAAGGCAAGAACAACGCAGGTTTCAACGTAGGACTTTCCATGAAGGTAGGTATTCCTATGGCATTCTATGTAATGCCGGAATTGTATTATACCCATTTTAAAAATGAGTTTACAGCGTCCAATACTACATTTGATATCCAAAGCAACAGAGTAGACCTTCCGGTCCTTTTAGGATATAACCTTTTAGGTAATACACTGAGCGCCTTTGTAGGACCCGTAGCCAGCTATAACCTGAGCAAGGAAGATACCTTCAATGACTTCAGGGAAAATGCAAGAGACAACTTTACGGTAGGCTACCAGTTCGGGGCTCAGGTTGAACTTAAAAGCCTGATCATCAACGCGAAATATGAAGGCTCTTTCAGCAAGGATTCCAGAGATTTCATCAACAGGGTATCCGGTGAAGAGATCAGATATGATAACCGACCTAACCTGTTTATGGTAGGACTCGGATATAAGTTTTAA
- a CDS encoding M48 family metallopeptidase: MKIKHLLGTSAIALSVMACTTNPITGRSSLQLANNSEIATMAAQEYKTTLSKSKVITGTADARRVVNVGSRIKAAAERYYQNIGRSADLANYNWEFNLIQSNELNAWCMPGGKVAVYTGILPITKNDNGLAVVMGHEVSHALAGHGNERISQAMVAQYGGAILGGTISNAQWASVFQQVYPIGSQVALLKYGRNQESEADEMGLYLMSMAGYDPREATAFWGRMEAASKGSRQPEFLSTHPNPETRISDIQKDLPKALEYYKAAGGKI, encoded by the coding sequence ATGAAAATAAAACATTTGTTAGGAACATCCGCAATAGCACTTTCTGTAATGGCATGTACAACCAATCCTATTACAGGAAGATCTTCCTTGCAGCTGGCTAATAATTCTGAAATAGCCACGATGGCTGCACAGGAATACAAAACTACATTGTCCAAATCCAAAGTGATCACCGGAACTGCAGATGCCAGAAGAGTAGTTAATGTAGGAAGCAGGATAAAGGCTGCTGCCGAAAGATATTATCAGAATATAGGAAGGTCTGCGGATCTGGCTAATTATAACTGGGAATTTAACCTTATTCAGAGCAACGAGCTGAATGCGTGGTGTATGCCAGGTGGTAAAGTAGCTGTATATACAGGTATCCTGCCGATTACTAAAAACGATAATGGCCTTGCAGTTGTTATGGGCCATGAGGTATCCCACGCTCTTGCAGGACACGGTAATGAGAGGATTTCCCAGGCCATGGTAGCACAATACGGCGGAGCCATTCTGGGCGGAACTATTTCTAATGCGCAGTGGGCGAGCGTTTTCCAGCAGGTGTACCCGATAGGTTCGCAGGTGGCATTATTAAAATACGGCAGAAACCAGGAATCAGAAGCTGATGAAATGGGATTGTACCTAATGTCTATGGCAGGCTACGATCCTCGGGAAGCAACCGCATTCTGGGGAAGAATGGAAGCAGCGTCCAAAGGAAGCAGGCAGCCGGAATTCTTGTCTACCCACCCGAATCCTGAAACCAGAATTTCAGATATTCAGAAAGATTTACCAAAAGCTCTGGAGTATTATAAGGCAGCCGGAGGAAAAATATAA
- a CDS encoding DUF4251 domain-containing protein — MKKRIPLLALLGFLFFFQNCSSQGSLDSKTVDTLVNSQEFTFYAQRANPTNYDVINVMNSIPNSTSTNILQLNGNYTVVLKNNMLDVALPYFGRVFNPTYGADNSFRFTTKNFTVNKSQNKKGNWIVRIKPETNDSKNIDEIIIEVYKTGKAFTSIRSNDRQPITYDGYISKNEATAKP, encoded by the coding sequence ATGAAAAAACGTATTCCGCTTTTGGCCCTGCTTGGATTTCTATTTTTTTTCCAAAACTGCTCCTCACAGGGATCTCTCGATTCCAAAACTGTAGATACCCTCGTTAATTCACAGGAATTTACGTTCTATGCACAGAGAGCCAACCCTACGAACTATGATGTAATCAACGTTATGAACTCTATTCCGAATTCAACATCAACGAACATATTGCAGCTCAACGGAAATTATACAGTAGTGCTGAAAAATAATATGCTGGATGTCGCTTTGCCTTATTTCGGCAGGGTATTCAACCCCACTTACGGGGCAGACAACAGTTTCAGATTTACGACGAAGAATTTCACCGTGAATAAGTCCCAGAATAAAAAGGGCAACTGGATCGTCAGGATAAAGCCTGAGACCAATGACAGTAAGAATATTGATGAAATTATCATTGAGGTATATAAAACCGGAAAGGCTTTTACATCTATTCGCAGCAATGACCGACAGCCGATCACGTATGACGGGTACATCTCAAAAAATGAGGCAACGGCAAAACCCTAA
- the meaB gene encoding methylmalonyl Co-A mutase-associated GTPase MeaB, producing the protein MKFSTEELVDGIRSGNKRLIAKAITLVESKKAEHRQQAEDLLKRIMPFTGNSLRVGVTGVPGAGKSTFIENFGRLAITNGKKVAVLAIDPSSSVNKGSILGDKTRMEELSREENAFIRPSPSSGFLGGVANTTFETMMICEAAGYDYILIETVGVGQSEVLVADITDVFLFLKIIGGGDELQGIKRGIMEMVDIIFINKVDQDNLPKAKNARLELKRALDFMPPKEKGWKVPVLLGSALHNEGLNEVFEQIDTFISLKKKSGSFAEVRTQQAEKRFEYWVQHYLLNMMKKDASVEEAYAVHKKNASDRISNPSTEAKIFVESVFFKKT; encoded by the coding sequence ATGAAATTTTCTACAGAAGAGCTTGTCGACGGGATACGGTCAGGAAACAAACGCCTGATTGCAAAAGCCATTACCCTGGTTGAAAGTAAAAAGGCAGAACACCGCCAGCAGGCAGAAGATCTGCTTAAAAGGATCATGCCTTTTACAGGAAATTCACTGAGGGTAGGCGTCACCGGAGTCCCGGGAGCCGGAAAATCCACGTTTATAGAAAATTTCGGCAGGCTCGCTATTACTAACGGAAAGAAAGTGGCAGTTCTGGCTATAGATCCCAGTTCCTCAGTCAACAAAGGAAGCATCCTCGGGGATAAAACCCGCATGGAAGAACTTTCCAGGGAAGAAAATGCCTTTATCCGGCCTTCTCCAAGCTCAGGTTTTCTGGGCGGTGTAGCCAACACCACTTTTGAAACAATGATGATTTGTGAAGCTGCAGGTTATGATTATATTTTGATTGAAACCGTAGGAGTAGGACAGTCTGAAGTTCTGGTAGCTGATATCACCGATGTTTTTCTGTTCCTCAAAATCATTGGGGGAGGAGATGAGCTGCAGGGCATCAAGCGGGGCATTATGGAAATGGTAGACATCATTTTTATCAACAAAGTGGATCAGGATAACCTGCCGAAAGCAAAAAATGCCAGGCTTGAGCTTAAGCGCGCACTTGATTTTATGCCTCCGAAGGAAAAAGGCTGGAAAGTGCCGGTACTGCTGGGTTCAGCATTGCATAACGAAGGGTTGAATGAAGTTTTTGAGCAGATTGATACCTTCATCAGCCTCAAGAAAAAGTCAGGAAGCTTTGCTGAAGTCAGGACACAGCAGGCAGAAAAAAGATTTGAGTACTGGGTACAACATTACCTGCTGAATATGATGAAAAAGGATGCTTCCGTGGAAGAAGCCTATGCAGTCCATAAAAAAAATGCTTCGGACAGGATTTCCAATCCCAGTACCGAAGCAAAAATATTCGTTGAAAGCGTGTTTTTCAAAAAAACTTAG
- a CDS encoding c-type cytochrome: protein MKKFIAAASFTAVLLISCTPKTSTPTAATGPATSTAEQIAQGKTIFENSCGRCHKLPDPASHTSVQWVGIMNSMAPKARLTDEQHQWVYDYIVSAGKK, encoded by the coding sequence ATGAAAAAATTCATCGCTGCAGCATCATTTACTGCTGTCTTATTGATTTCCTGTACGCCTAAGACCTCTACCCCCACAGCCGCTACAGGCCCTGCGACTTCTACTGCAGAACAGATCGCCCAGGGAAAAACCATTTTTGAAAATTCATGCGGAAGATGTCACAAATTGCCTGATCCGGCCAGCCACACTTCTGTACAGTGGGTAGGAATCATGAATTCTATGGCACCTAAGGCAAGGCTGACAGATGAACAGCACCAATGGGTGTATGACTATATAGTGTCTGCCGGAAAAAAATAA
- a CDS encoding cytochrome C, which produces MKNSVLILMAAAAFLTSCGPKSTAVTGPKYSSTEKIAEGKTIFENSCNRCHKLPDPAKHDDQGWIKTLSRMAPKAKLSDEQHQMVYDYLASANKK; this is translated from the coding sequence ATGAAAAATTCAGTTCTGATCCTGATGGCCGCCGCGGCATTCCTCACTTCGTGCGGACCTAAAAGCACTGCTGTAACAGGGCCCAAATACTCTTCCACCGAGAAGATTGCCGAGGGGAAAACAATTTTCGAAAATTCGTGTAACCGCTGCCATAAGCTTCCCGATCCTGCGAAGCATGATGACCAGGGATGGATAAAAACATTAAGCAGAATGGCCCCAAAAGCCAAACTATCTGATGAACAACATCAGATGGTGTATGATTATCTGGCCTCTGCCAATAAAAAATAA
- a CDS encoding alpha/beta hydrolase: MKKLLILLLTGCLTPSPAYAQKQSTNTEIELWPGVMPDAGGARGPEINNKGSITQVSKPRLIAHVPEHPNGIAMLVISGGGYAHIETGKESSPAAEWLKAEGVTAFELIYRLPQEGWKTRLVPFEDAQRAMRIIRSQAKLYHIDPHKIGVLGFSAGGHLAGITATLPDKVFYPPVDDVDATPSKPDFAALIYPVISMLPPNDNTHSHKSILGKEPSLEQETAFSVERQVKTGMGPVFLAQAADDPVASVENSLLMFAALKKETVLSEMHIFQAGGHGWGMGKPGSAVSSWPQLFKKWLECNGILNN; this comes from the coding sequence ATGAAAAAATTGCTGATCCTGCTGCTTACTGGATGCCTGACCCCTTCCCCGGCCTATGCACAGAAGCAAAGCACAAATACTGAAATAGAGCTATGGCCAGGCGTGATGCCCGATGCCGGAGGAGCCCGCGGTCCGGAAATCAATAATAAAGGTTCCATTACCCAGGTTTCAAAGCCAAGGCTGATTGCCCATGTCCCCGAACACCCTAATGGTATCGCAATGCTCGTTATCAGTGGGGGAGGATATGCCCATATTGAAACCGGAAAAGAGAGCAGCCCCGCAGCAGAATGGCTGAAAGCAGAAGGCGTTACTGCATTTGAGTTGATCTACAGGCTGCCGCAGGAAGGCTGGAAGACACGTCTGGTCCCATTTGAAGATGCACAGAGAGCCATGCGGATAATAAGGAGTCAGGCGAAGCTCTATCATATTGATCCACATAAAATAGGTGTGCTGGGCTTTTCAGCCGGAGGTCATCTTGCCGGGATTACCGCAACATTACCGGATAAGGTTTTTTACCCGCCGGTTGATGATGTGGACGCCACCCCTTCAAAGCCTGATTTTGCTGCGCTTATCTATCCTGTGATCTCCATGCTTCCTCCTAATGATAACACGCACTCGCATAAAAGCATTTTAGGAAAAGAACCAAGCCTTGAACAGGAAACCGCATTTTCCGTAGAAAGACAGGTGAAAACAGGGATGGGACCGGTATTTCTCGCTCAGGCAGCAGACGACCCTGTTGCTTCAGTGGAAAACAGCCTGCTGATGTTTGCTGCTTTGAAAAAAGAAACCGTTCTGTCCGAAATGCATATTTTCCAGGCGGGTGGACATGGATGGGGTATGGGAAAACCAGGCAGTGCTGTATCTTCCTGGCCACAGCTTTTTAAAAAATGGTTAGAATGTAACGGAATCTTAAATAATTAA
- a CDS encoding tetratricopeptide repeat protein translates to MTLTKSKYYFEALDNYPYCLPDCLEALNYALSYDPEDADSLCLMGRIYAESLRDYETAKSYFEMAMQSNVSNVNIPKYYISCLIDNEDYDEAEKLIAYALKIKGIAKADLLYRQSFLYEKKENYKKALQYIKEAKKFSYHKTMTDFLNERQKFVKGKIPKKKKKTHKDVKETY, encoded by the coding sequence ATGACCTTAACTAAAAGTAAGTATTACTTTGAAGCGCTGGATAATTACCCTTACTGCCTGCCGGATTGTCTGGAAGCTCTGAATTATGCGCTTTCTTATGATCCGGAAGATGCAGACAGCTTATGCCTCATGGGAAGGATCTATGCTGAAAGCCTGAGGGACTATGAAACAGCAAAATCATATTTTGAAATGGCAATGCAGAGCAATGTCAGCAATGTCAATATCCCTAAGTATTATATCTCATGCCTCATCGATAATGAAGATTATGATGAGGCTGAGAAGCTGATTGCATATGCCCTGAAAATAAAGGGAATTGCAAAAGCAGACCTGCTGTACAGGCAGTCCTTCCTATACGAAAAGAAAGAAAATTATAAGAAAGCTTTGCAGTATATTAAGGAAGCAAAAAAATTCAGCTACCATAAAACCATGACGGATTTTCTTAATGAAAGGCAAAAGTTTGTAAAAGGCAAAATACCTAAAAAAAAGAAAAAGACCCATAAAGACGTGAAGGAGACATATTAG
- the prfH gene encoding peptide chain release factor H, with the protein MEKLIQITSGRGPLECQWVVARVLKAFLEEAKNNTIDYEIIHREKGDENMTLKSVTLLLKAKEEHLTGFLKSWTGSICWTGKSTFRKLHKRSNWYIGIFELEGIQKITFSEKDIRFQATRSQGSGGQNVNKVSTAVRATHIPAGISVFAQDSRSQLENKKLAMMRLREKLMELHIRQLEKRMQDTWNNHLQVERGNPVRTFTGTDFKSHHRDLSFKKQRYALKKQLKNEHNDLN; encoded by the coding sequence ATGGAAAAATTAATACAGATCACCTCGGGAAGAGGTCCTTTAGAATGCCAGTGGGTAGTTGCCAGGGTATTGAAGGCATTCCTTGAGGAGGCTAAAAACAATACGATAGATTACGAAATCATTCACCGGGAGAAAGGGGATGAAAATATGACCCTCAAATCCGTCACCTTGCTTCTGAAAGCAAAAGAAGAACATTTGACCGGATTTCTGAAAAGCTGGACGGGAAGCATCTGCTGGACCGGGAAAAGCACGTTCCGCAAGCTGCACAAAAGAAGCAACTGGTACATAGGTATATTTGAGCTGGAAGGAATACAAAAAATAACTTTCAGTGAAAAAGACATCAGGTTCCAGGCTACAAGAAGCCAGGGAAGCGGCGGGCAGAATGTCAACAAAGTCAGTACTGCGGTACGGGCTACCCACATTCCGGCCGGAATCAGTGTTTTTGCACAGGATTCCCGTTCTCAACTGGAAAATAAGAAACTGGCAATGATGAGATTACGGGAAAAACTAATGGAACTTCACATCAGGCAACTGGAAAAAAGGATGCAGGATACCTGGAACAATCATCTTCAGGTTGAAAGGGGAAATCCTGTACGGACTTTTACCGGCACTGATTTTAAGAGTCACCATCGGGACCTGTCTTTCAAAAAGCAGAGGTATGCTTTAAAAAAACAATTAAAAAACGAGCACAATGACCTTAACTAA
- a CDS encoding nucleotidyltransferase domain-containing protein, with the protein MGAPHNTKRYGELWPEYRIQYGLEILEHLKHKVIISGGWAWHFMSETGHMEYKHAHDHKDIDIFVTKENVAEVVMLLQQKGFSKVWTRYDHLPSEENFRRYEKTVETETGKTHRITIDFFERSDLDTIEVNGFTIPEPQILLSFYRNIHSSDKCWAVMAAKRLLDHNIDPVGHPELSKIPE; encoded by the coding sequence ATGGGAGCACCACATAATACCAAAAGATATGGAGAGCTATGGCCGGAATATAGAATTCAGTATGGCCTGGAAATTTTAGAACACTTAAAACATAAGGTCATTATATCGGGCGGCTGGGCCTGGCATTTCATGTCGGAAACCGGGCATATGGAATACAAGCACGCCCATGACCATAAAGACATTGATATTTTTGTAACCAAGGAAAATGTAGCGGAAGTCGTTATGCTGCTTCAACAAAAAGGGTTTTCCAAAGTCTGGACACGGTATGATCACCTGCCTAGCGAAGAAAACTTCAGGCGGTATGAAAAGACCGTAGAAACGGAAACCGGGAAGACCCACAGGATCACGATAGATTTCTTTGAACGTAGTGATCTGGATACCATTGAAGTAAACGGCTTTACCATTCCTGAACCGCAGATTCTGCTTTCCTTTTACAGAAATATCCATTCAAGCGATAAATGCTGGGCTGTGATGGCGGCGAAAAGATTGCTGGATCATAACATTGATCCCGTCGGCCATCCTGAACTCAGTAAAATACCGGAATAA
- a CDS encoding RtcB family protein, producing the protein MGNLKLKGKDILKLGYPNNQSINIALEVMKRNFATKNIHHVKSVLKDILLNPEHFEQDLTFGQIAEALLSSRKTEKRMMNRQRASFQIFGNNISDEAKNQLYTALKLPISVQGALMPDAHSGYGLPIGGVLAVENAVIPYGVGMDIGCRMSLSILDTPVSYLDGAKEKYEKALAEHTKFGMYETHKSHVDHEIFEQDTFDLIPILRRLKGKAVKQMGTSGGGNHFVEFGEVEITGEDEQIGLPKGRYLGILSHSGSRGLGAEIAQYYSRVAAEQCPLPKEAQQFAWLGLNTHLGLEYWTAMSLAGDYASACHDDIHRRLVKAVGGRVKARIENHHNFAWKEIHNGKEVIVHRKGATPAHDGELGIIPGSMTAKGFIVRGKGNPEALNSASHGAGRAFSRGECRSRFTQHDIKKELQLKNVTLMGGNAEEAPMAYKDIHEVMNAQSELVDILGTFQPRMVRMDK; encoded by the coding sequence ATGGGAAATTTAAAACTTAAAGGAAAAGACATATTAAAATTAGGCTATCCGAACAACCAGAGCATCAATATAGCCTTGGAAGTCATGAAACGGAATTTTGCCACTAAAAATATCCATCACGTAAAATCAGTCCTGAAAGATATTCTGCTGAACCCGGAACATTTTGAACAGGACCTTACATTTGGCCAGATTGCTGAAGCTCTGCTTTCTTCGCGGAAAACGGAAAAAAGAATGATGAACAGGCAGCGTGCCTCATTTCAGATTTTCGGGAACAATATCTCAGACGAAGCTAAAAACCAGCTGTATACCGCACTGAAATTGCCCATATCGGTACAGGGTGCACTAATGCCGGATGCCCACAGTGGATACGGACTGCCGATTGGCGGAGTGCTGGCTGTAGAAAACGCAGTCATCCCTTACGGAGTCGGAATGGACATCGGATGCAGGATGAGCCTCAGTATTTTGGATACACCGGTTTCCTATCTAGACGGTGCCAAAGAAAAATATGAAAAAGCACTGGCAGAGCATACCAAATTCGGGATGTATGAAACCCATAAATCGCATGTGGACCATGAGATTTTTGAACAGGATACGTTTGATCTCATTCCCATATTGCGAAGGCTGAAAGGAAAAGCCGTAAAACAGATGGGCACTTCCGGTGGCGGAAATCACTTCGTGGAATTCGGTGAAGTGGAAATTACCGGAGAAGATGAACAGATCGGTCTTCCCAAAGGCAGGTACCTGGGCATCCTTTCGCACAGTGGCTCACGAGGCCTGGGAGCCGAAATCGCTCAGTATTATTCCAGGGTAGCGGCAGAACAGTGCCCCCTTCCCAAAGAAGCGCAGCAGTTTGCCTGGCTGGGCCTGAATACCCATCTGGGACTTGAATACTGGACAGCTATGAGCCTCGCGGGAGATTATGCTTCGGCTTGCCATGACGATATCCACAGGAGGCTGGTAAAAGCAGTAGGCGGCCGGGTAAAGGCCAGGATTGAGAACCACCACAATTTTGCTTGGAAAGAGATCCATAACGGCAAAGAAGTGATTGTCCACCGCAAAGGTGCAACGCCGGCTCATGACGGTGAACTGGGCATAATTCCAGGCTCTATGACGGCAAAAGGATTCATTGTCAGGGGCAAAGGAAATCCTGAAGCGCTGAATTCGGCATCTCACGGAGCAGGAAGAGCTTTCTCAAGAGGAGAATGCAGGAGCCGCTTTACCCAGCATGACATTAAAAAAGAGCTGCAACTCAAAAATGTCACACTGATGGGCGGGAATGCAGAAGAAGCACCAATGGCCTACAAAGATATCCATGAAGTGATGAATGCACAGAGCGAACTGGTGGATATCCTGGGAACTTTTCAGCCGAGGATGGTGAGGATGGATAAATAA